From the Arctopsyche grandis isolate Sample6627 chromosome 11, ASM5162203v2, whole genome shotgun sequence genome, one window contains:
- the LOC143919440 gene encoding uncharacterized protein LOC143919440 has protein sequence MGDWTNDCILKLLELYRDEPILWDPNHKYHKDRRRCHNAWIRLSDALQVPVTELKKKKDSIMATYRSHLRKKKSLTDEDYKPVWFAYEAMDAFLGQIVNTQHTIESAKNHSEVNHEIIPVNNEVIVSWTPPGQTAETRQKFQPVENSSELQEATKEMKEAFGILKNVLNKRSNEDDECDLFTKLLAKKLKKLPNHERELFMYEIDGLFIKRSNQVNQINLTLPNS, from the exons ATGGGAGACTGGACTAACGATTGCATACTAAAACTATTGGAATTGTATCGTGATGAGCCCATATTATGGGACCCAAATCATAAATACCACAAGGACAGGAGAAGATGCCACAATGCTTGGATTCGCTTAAGCGACGCTCTGCAAGTTCCGGTAACAGAGCTGAAGAAGAAAAAAGACTCGATAATGGCTACATATCGAAGTCACTTGCGGAAAAAGAAATCACTTACGGACGAAGATTACAAACCGGTGTGGTTTGCATATGAAGCAATGGATGCTTTTCTCGGCCAAATTGTCAACACACAACATACG ATTGAATCTGCGAAAAATCACTCGGAGGTAAACCATGAAATTATCCCAGTTAACAACGAAGTCATTGTTTCTTGGACACCGCCAGGGCAAACCGCAGAAACAAGGCAAAAATTTCAGCCAGTTGAAAATTCTTCCGAGCTTCAAGAGGCAACGAAAGAAATGAAAGAGGCTTttggtattttaaaaaatgttttgaacaaGAGAAGTAACGAAGATGACGAGTGTGATCTATTTACCAAACTTCTggcaaaaaaattgaaaaagctACCAAATCATGAAAGAGAATTATTCATGTACGAGATTGATGGATTGTTTATCAAGAGATCAAATCAAGtaaaccaaataaatttaacgttACCCAActcataa
- the LOC143919192 gene encoding uncharacterized protein LOC143919192: MECLLCLSFTPAESSISILDNSHLLKDQIWSSCRLRVDIHDQLPKLICLLCESNLKLCSSFKSTCIQNDKIRRRELTQYLKAGIISDGGERRRHTLSQCSGIKTEEVILDDLTWKDEIHTDSPSRIPEQALTCHICLKPFKLKSNLRKHVLIHSGLKGHKCEVCLSSFARKLDLIRHQSVHAGSKLHKCDVCLKFFTRKFNLVAHMTTHTGLKSYKCDICLKSFARESYLVAHMPTHIESKPYKYDVCLKSFIKKSCLRAHMVVPHKCKICSQTFTRKHSFVAHQLVHTGSKPFQCDVCLKSFIRKSYLVAHMSTHIESKPFKCNVCFKSYLKKSCLDSHMLVHIGLKPHKCEVCLKSFTHKSHLVGHMATHSGLKPHKCDVCFKSFTQKSSFVAHQLLHTGLKPYQCDVCLKSFTRKSILLTHITTHTGLKPYNCQFCLKSYAIKSQLKRHMHVHTGLKPYKCELCLESFTKKCSLARHRNTHTTIT, from the exons ATGGAGTGTTTACTTTGTCTCTCTTTTACACCAGCTGAGTCTTCCATATCTATCCTTGATAACTCTCACCTACTCAAGGATCAAATATGGAGTAGTTGCCGGCTACGT GTAGACATACACGATCAATTGCCAAAATTGATATGTCTGTTGTgcgaatcaaatttaaaattgtgcAGCAGCTTCAAAAGTACATGCattcaaaatgataaaataagaaggCGGGAACTTACTCAGTACTTAAAAGCAGGAATTATATCAGATGGAGGTGAAAGAAGAAGACATACATTATCTCAATGTTCGGGTATAAAAACAGAAGAAGTTATATTGGACGACTTGACTTGGAAGGACGAGATTCATACTGATTCGCCGTCCCGTATCCCAGAACAAGCACTAACGTGTCACATCTGTTTAAAACCGTTTAAACTAAAATCCAATTTAAGAAAACACGTGCTAATTCATTCCGGATTAAAAGGTCACAAATGCGAAGTCTGCTTATCATCGTTTGCACGAAAATTAGACTTAATAAGACATCAGTCCGTTCATGCTGGGTCGAAACTACACAAGTGTGATGTCTGTCTTAAATTTTTTACACGAAAGTTTAATTTAGTGGCTCACATGACTACTCATACAGGGCTAAAATCATACAAGTGTGATatatgcttaaaatcatttgcacGCGAGTCTTACTTAGTGGCTCATATGCCCACTCACATCGAGTCGAAACCATACAAGTAtgatgtttgtttaaaatcatttattaaaaaatcatgctTGAGGGCTCATATGGTTGTACCACACAAATGCAAAATCTGCTCGCAGACCTTTACACGGAAGCATTCTTTTGTGGCACATCAGCTAGTTCATACCGGATCGAAACCGTTTCAGTGTGACGtctgcttaaaatcatttattaggAAATCGTACTTGGTAGCCCATATGAGCACTCACATTGAGTCGAAACCATTCAAGTGTAATGTCTGCTTCAAATCATACTTAAAAAAGTCCTGCCTAGACAGTCATATGCTGGTTCACATTGGGCTTAAACCCCACAAGTGTGaagtttgcttaaaatcatttactcacaaATCCCACTTGGTGGGTCATATGGCGACTCACTCTGGGCTGAAACCACACAAGTGTGATGTCTGCTTTAAATCGTTTACACAAAAATCTTCCTTTGTAGCACACCAGCTTCTTCACACTGGACTGAAACCATACCAGTGTGATGTTTGCTTGAAATCTTTCACGCGAAAGTCCATATTACTGACCCATATTACCACCCACACCGGATTAAAACCCTACAATTGTCAAttctgtttaaaatcatatgcaaTAAAATCTCAGCTAAAGAGACATATGCATGTCCACACTGgattaaaaccatacaaatgtgagcTGTGTTTGGAATCGTTTACGAAGAAATGTTCCCTAGCGAGGCATAGGAATACTCATACTACAATCACTTAA
- the LOC143918742 gene encoding RNA transcription, translation and transport factor protein, translating into MLKRKLIALDHPNPEEFEPSDESEFRSCIIWLEDQKIRHYKVEDRLHLRNLSDPDWNKTFQVYQRELASPVINGSLIDQLTWLASFAIRLEYSDNAEKYNTEIAKKMEKKSIAPNVISTNPLDNLDFSSGAFNNGVTKVATLGCVGPHPDPRVRLSALAAILKHSPHPHPVNQNTETAETPDDVLDLLFISELRTLQTSINEALVAVQKITANPKTDTKLGKVGF; encoded by the exons ATGCTGAAAAGGAAGTTAATCGCTTTGGACCATCCCAATCCAGAGGAATTTGAACCTAGTG ATGAATCTGAGTTCCGCAGTTGTATTATATGGTTGGAAGATCAAAAGATAAGACATTATAAAGTCGAAGATAGGCTCCATTTGAGGAATCTCTCTGATCCTGACTGGAACAAAACATTCCAAGTATACCAACGTGAACTAGCCAGCCCTGTTATAAATGGATCACTAATTGACCAACTGACGTGGTTAGCGTCATTCGCTATACGATTGGAATATAGTGATAATG CCGAAAAGTACAATACGGAAATAGCTAAGAAGATGGAAAAGAAATCGATAGCCCCGAATGTCATTTCAACAAATCCTCTTGACAATTTAGATT TTTCGAGTGGAGCGTTTAATAATGGTGTGacaaaagtggcaacgttggGCTGTGTAGGTCCTCATCCAGATCCTCGCGTCCGTCTCAGCGCCTTGGCGGCAATACTGAAACATTCCCCGCACCCTCATCCTGTAAACCAAAACACTGAAACAGCAGAGACTCCTGACGACGTTTTAGATTTACTGTTCATATCGGAATTGAGAACTCTGCAAACGTCCATCAATGAAGCTTTGGTGGCAGTTCAAAAAATAACTGCGAATCCTAAAACCGATACGAAACTGGGAAAAGTTGGATTTTAA
- the LOC143918746 gene encoding uncharacterized protein LOC143918746 has product MVSVVTGRDRDCWGCRMVSGCGLVGIGAYLATFSKKNPATLGKGILATLSISFAGLGAARIFDLPPFKHT; this is encoded by the exons ATGGTTTCTGTAGTGACGGGTCGAGATCGTGATTGTTGGGGATGTCGAATGGTAAGCGGTTGTGGCCTAGTAGGGATCGGAGCTTATCTTGCCACCTTTTCAAAAAAGAATCCGGCCACACTTGGAAAAGGCATATTGGCCACTTTGTCCATTA GTTTCGCAGGCTTGGGTGCGGCGAGAATATTCGATTTGCCACCATTTAAACACACATAG
- the LOC143918743 gene encoding uncharacterized protein LOC143918743: MPREVFIGHTLTTKHRIRLMLKLFRIVCGQSSLDNNITPKATRLLFNSLVRSKLEYNAIVWNPHEANYSLIIEKVQKAILRFLYKKEYGYYPYLYPTPFLLGMLGYNSLELRRNFSLIRFVLQLLRGNTSCPLLLEQLGLYVPNNYVRGRYHHLMVVPPAHTIRFRMAPIPRAIRFLNEIVAAVPECDIFHLGERRLSDIILTYLSGNLRSSLLS, translated from the coding sequence atgcccagagaagtttttatcggacatacgttgaCCACCAAGCATcgaatacgactgatgctaaaattatttaggattgtctgtggacaatcgtcacttgacaacaatataacgcctaaagccactcgcttgcttttcaactcgcttgttagaagtaagctagagtataatgcgattgtgtggaatccgcatgaagcaaactactctcttattatcgaaaaagtgcaaaaagcaattcttcgttttctttataagaaagagtatgggtactacccatatctctatcctactcctttccttttgggcatgcttgggtataattcccttgaacttcggagaaacttctcgttaattcgtttcgttctccagctactacgtggtaatacgtcatgcccgttgttgctggaacagttgggactttatgtacctaataattatgtgcgtggtagatatcatcatttgatggttgtacctcctgctcacaCAATTcgttttcgaatggctcctataccaagagctattcgatttctcaatgaaatcgttgctgccgtccctgaatgcgatattttccacctcggtgagcgaagattatcggatattattttaacatatttatctggtaacctgcgctcatcattactttcttaa